The following coding sequences are from one Paenibacillus sp. FSL R5-0912 window:
- a CDS encoding LytTR family DNA-binding domain-containing protein: MDIIFEAESGMGQGIAKIVTHPAEQGLWGNIEAAIQAAERRIVVINAKNDRNVTIVTSTIAVIEPEGRMCSVRVITGEMFLLNTRLKFALEVLDSPRFMKINNQTIINTSYIKEFSATDNARIKVNLTDGSYYYVSRYYMNNFRRSYHG, translated from the coding sequence TTGGATATTATTTTTGAAGCGGAATCAGGTATGGGGCAAGGAATTGCGAAAATAGTCACCCACCCGGCTGAACAGGGGCTTTGGGGGAATATCGAAGCAGCCATTCAGGCGGCGGAGAGACGGATCGTGGTAATCAACGCCAAGAACGACCGGAATGTTACGATTGTGACCAGCACCATTGCAGTTATAGAGCCGGAAGGCCGGATGTGCAGTGTACGTGTTATTACCGGAGAAATGTTTCTGCTGAATACACGGTTGAAATTCGCATTGGAAGTGCTGGATTCACCCCGGTTCATGAAAATCAATAATCAGACCATCATCAACACCAGCTACATTAAAGAATTCTCAGCGACAGATAATGCCCGGATAAAAGTGAATTTGACAGATGGTTCATATTATTATGTCAGCCGTTACTATATGAATAATTTCAGGAGGAGTTATCATGGCTAA
- a CDS encoding GH36-type glycosyl hydrolase domain-containing protein translates to MQYGHFDEKNKEYLITKPNTPAPWANYLGSPEYGAIISGNAGGYSFVKSGANGRHLRYHFNSKDEPGRYIYVKDLENGDYWSGSWQPVGKDLDQYKSVCHHGTGYTNIVSDYDNIHTESLYYVPLNKTYEVWRMKIRNDGPAARKLALFGFAEFTNDNNYEQDTVNLQYTLFISRTYYKNNKILQVINENIQGEQSWRFFGAAGAEVAGYDGDRDTFLGDYHSYGNPVSVENGQCSNSLNYNANACGALQINVELQPGEEKEVAFLLGQYDEQGAAEILSHYKDLSVVEKELEELKAFWHSKLNRFQVQTPSDNLNHMINTWNAYQCFITFIWSRAASFQYSGLRNGLGYRDTVQDIQGIIHLDHEMALVRLRLMISAQVSNGGGLPLVKFDHNPGHEGTPEDPEYVRETGHPHYRADDALWLFPTVIKYLNESGNWDFTDEVVPYSDKGEDTVYGHLRQALQFSLDRMGAHGMPVGLHADWNDCLRLGAKGESLFVAFQLYMGFKIFMDIAQNKNKPEDVEWAQGLLDELDGNIQKHAWENDQFVRGFTEDNYTIGSWENDEGKIWLNPQSWSVLSGAARPEQAKLSMDKVYENLRTDYGTMLFYPPFRKYGLPVALMALFNASTKENGGIFSQPQGWLILAETMIGNGERAFEYFLNCSPASMNDQAEIRKLEPYVHGQFVESKDSPYQGRAHVHWLTGTASTVMVALAEGIMGVQPQKDGLRLNPCVPSDWTEFSMVREFRGKKLNIQVENKNGVQKGVSHIVINGVEIQGDLIPASQLAAENDVLVVMG, encoded by the coding sequence ATGCAATACGGTCATTTTGACGAAAAAAACAAAGAGTATCTCATTACGAAGCCTAATACACCTGCACCTTGGGCCAACTATCTTGGCTCGCCAGAATACGGCGCGATTATCTCGGGAAATGCCGGAGGCTACAGCTTCGTGAAATCCGGGGCCAACGGACGGCATCTCCGCTACCATTTCAACTCGAAGGACGAGCCGGGACGCTACATTTACGTCAAAGATTTAGAGAACGGGGACTATTGGTCCGGTTCCTGGCAGCCGGTGGGTAAAGACCTGGACCAGTATAAGTCCGTATGCCATCATGGAACCGGATACACGAACATCGTCTCAGACTACGATAACATTCATACAGAGTCCTTATACTATGTACCGCTGAACAAAACCTATGAAGTATGGCGTATGAAGATCCGCAATGATGGCCCCGCTGCCCGGAAGCTGGCCCTCTTCGGCTTCGCTGAATTCACTAACGATAACAACTATGAGCAGGATACCGTCAACCTGCAGTACACTCTGTTTATTTCCCGGACCTATTACAAGAACAATAAGATCCTCCAGGTAATCAATGAGAATATACAGGGAGAGCAGAGCTGGAGATTCTTCGGCGCTGCCGGTGCGGAGGTTGCCGGTTACGACGGAGACAGAGACACGTTCCTGGGTGATTACCACAGTTACGGGAATCCGGTCTCCGTGGAGAACGGTCAATGCTCGAACTCGCTGAACTACAACGCCAATGCCTGCGGCGCCCTGCAGATCAATGTGGAGCTGCAGCCGGGAGAAGAGAAGGAAGTCGCCTTCCTGCTGGGACAGTATGATGAGCAGGGTGCGGCTGAAATTCTCAGCCACTATAAGGATCTGTCTGTGGTAGAGAAGGAGCTCGAAGAACTGAAGGCGTTCTGGCACAGCAAGCTTAACCGTTTCCAGGTCCAGACCCCGAGCGACAATCTGAACCATATGATCAACACCTGGAATGCTTACCAGTGCTTCATTACCTTCATCTGGTCGCGTGCAGCCTCCTTCCAGTACTCCGGTCTGCGTAACGGGCTCGGTTACCGGGATACCGTGCAGGATATTCAAGGCATCATCCATCTGGACCATGAGATGGCGCTTGTGCGCCTGAGACTGATGATTTCTGCCCAGGTCTCCAACGGCGGCGGCCTGCCACTCGTTAAATTTGATCACAATCCGGGCCATGAAGGCACCCCGGAAGATCCGGAATACGTGCGGGAGACCGGTCATCCCCATTATCGCGCCGATGATGCCCTGTGGCTGTTCCCGACGGTTATCAAATACTTAAACGAAAGCGGTAACTGGGACTTTACGGATGAAGTGGTGCCTTATTCGGATAAAGGCGAGGATACGGTCTACGGACATCTCCGCCAGGCCCTTCAGTTCAGTCTGGACCGTATGGGAGCACATGGTATGCCGGTTGGGTTGCATGCCGACTGGAACGACTGTCTGCGTCTCGGCGCCAAGGGTGAATCGCTGTTCGTCGCCTTCCAGCTGTACATGGGCTTCAAAATATTCATGGACATCGCGCAGAATAAGAACAAACCTGAAGATGTAGAGTGGGCACAAGGCCTGCTCGACGAACTGGACGGGAATATTCAAAAGCATGCCTGGGAGAACGATCAGTTCGTCCGCGGCTTCACTGAAGATAACTATACTATCGGTTCCTGGGAGAACGATGAAGGTAAAATTTGGCTGAATCCGCAAAGCTGGTCTGTATTAAGCGGTGCAGCCCGCCCTGAACAGGCGAAGCTCTCCATGGATAAAGTGTACGAGAATCTACGGACAGATTACGGCACAATGCTGTTCTATCCACCGTTCCGGAAATATGGTCTGCCGGTAGCATTGATGGCCTTGTTCAACGCCTCAACTAAGGAAAACGGCGGCATCTTCAGCCAACCGCAGGGCTGGCTCATTCTGGCGGAGACGATGATCGGCAACGGTGAACGCGCGTTCGAGTATTTCCTGAACTGCAGTCCGGCCAGCATGAACGATCAGGCCGAAATCCGCAAGCTGGAGCCTTACGTACATGGCCAGTTCGTTGAATCCAAAGACAGCCCGTACCAAGGACGGGCGCATGTGCACTGGCTCACCGGCACCGCCTCAACCGTGATGGTCGCTCTGGCAGAAGGCATTATGGGGGTTCAACCGCAGAAGGATGGCCTCCGCCTGAATCCGTGCGTCCCTTCCGACTGGACAGAATTCTCTATGGTACGGGAATTCCGCGGCAAGAAGCTGAACATCCAGGTTGAGAACAAGAACGGCGTGCAAAAAGGGGTATCGCATATCGTCATTAACGGCGTAGAAATTCAGGGCGACCTGATTCCGGCTTCCCAATTGGCGGCAGAGAACGATGTCCTGGTTGTTATGGGGTAA
- a CDS encoding class I SAM-dependent methyltransferase, protein MAIVQLKSTNPKFTFLIKKNPQSGMQLRPVRKGIAYGWYSDDATYNVFFKDADNELSYKQSDSDSFEYLNVSRYNTPLFPLNAVNEFFSTPVKAQDERDIEGYEHTFYIHMVQVERLHYIEFFNKHLKDYTFSLQHQAHKSYSLTITTHKSLYHLLHVTQVLSLFLSIFGDEYIDISDRILDKYIRSLNVIDAPFYIRSLFARSFLTTRELFKRYKASIEQTEQASIGLEYGGTAMQRRTFISSVLPFNKPILDIGCGEGFYAIPFAGKIESTYYAVDINAELLEVVNRKAKAKQIDNIATFGSLDHFLESYNGEQVDVILTEVVEHMSEDEAAALIRQIIGSVDFAQLIVTTPNADFNRYYELEGFRHEDHKWEMGIDAFREWFTDTIQGLAVEAEYGMVGDRVDEIRTTQSAIVRRKEE, encoded by the coding sequence GTGGCTATTGTACAACTGAAATCAACAAACCCGAAGTTCACCTTTTTGATCAAAAAAAATCCGCAGAGCGGCATGCAGCTTCGCCCGGTCCGCAAAGGGATAGCCTACGGCTGGTATTCGGATGATGCTACCTATAACGTTTTTTTCAAGGATGCAGATAATGAACTCTCCTATAAGCAGAGCGACAGTGACAGCTTTGAGTATCTCAATGTCTCCCGGTATAACACCCCGCTGTTTCCGCTGAATGCGGTGAATGAGTTCTTCTCCACGCCTGTTAAGGCGCAGGATGAGCGGGACATTGAAGGCTATGAGCATACCTTTTATATCCATATGGTTCAGGTGGAGCGGCTGCATTATATTGAATTTTTCAACAAGCATCTGAAGGATTATACCTTCTCCCTGCAGCATCAGGCGCATAAGAGCTATTCACTAACCATTACCACACATAAAAGCCTGTATCACCTCCTGCATGTGACTCAGGTGCTGTCCCTGTTCTTATCCATTTTTGGTGATGAGTATATTGATATTTCAGACCGTATTCTGGATAAATATATCCGCAGCCTGAATGTGATTGATGCACCGTTCTACATCCGCAGTCTGTTTGCACGGAGCTTCCTTACTACCCGGGAACTGTTCAAGCGCTACAAAGCCTCCATTGAACAAACGGAGCAGGCCTCCATCGGGCTGGAGTATGGCGGTACGGCGATGCAGCGGCGTACGTTTATCTCAAGTGTGCTTCCATTTAACAAGCCGATTCTGGATATCGGTTGCGGGGAGGGCTTCTATGCCATTCCGTTTGCCGGGAAAATAGAGAGTACCTATTACGCGGTGGATATCAATGCAGAGCTGCTGGAGGTTGTGAACCGGAAGGCAAAGGCCAAGCAAATCGATAACATCGCCACCTTCGGCTCGCTGGATCATTTTCTGGAGTCGTATAACGGGGAGCAGGTCGATGTGATTCTGACCGAAGTGGTAGAGCATATGAGCGAGGATGAAGCGGCTGCGCTGATCCGGCAAATTATCGGAAGTGTAGATTTCGCACAGCTGATTGTGACCACGCCGAATGCCGACTTCAACCGGTATTATGAGCTGGAGGGATTCCGGCATGAGGATCATAAGTGGGAAATGGGTATTGATGCGTTCCGCGAGTGGTTCACAGATACGATTCAAGGCCTGGCCGTTGAGGCGGAGTACGGGATGGTCGGTGACCGGGTAGATGAGATCCGGACGACGCAAAGCGCGATTGTGCGCAGAAAGGAGGAATAG
- a CDS encoding metallophosphoesterase translates to MDIGTRVHTIFMLVGATECGKTTFAKEVLIPQLKLADNSKGLRTNVQYLSSDSIRQDILGYDYDKYDQVMLEASSHTFQLLFERLKLVTSWPINAEFVIMDTIGLAEDYRSKVRAIAQENNYNLEVILFDYRKREDYYASERSKKLISGHLNRLRKEVLPVLSREGYNKIHKVRAKDFLLEGEAEGQGLPNPDYRVIIQDWETYAASVLPQDQEYIVVGDVHECVQELQGLLRSYGYKIEEGMLSATDKLGNTKVILVGDWIDKGKQTREIIEFLYDYREHFLFVIGNHENFVYKYIKGEIQGTDPELLRTYFDSTQVLQEDAELFSKFSLLVEDSKPFYRYIGMQGPSFYVTHAPCRNKYIGKLDTNSLRHQRNFRLDREAAYEQQLDFLKQEAVSNHPFHLFGHIAAKQTFRIKNKLHLDTGAVQGNGLTSVRMSFKPFYKSHKSHQIVLQEELPMLFQEEQPVSLQELDYEAVRRLQYSSRNRVNFISGTMSPADKDVAAGELESLRKGQDYFADRRASEVVLQPKYMGSRCSVYLYREIEQCYAVSRNGYKVKAVDLAPIYEGLLQKFGPYMAEQGIRVLLLDGELLPWKALGDGLIERQFKPIGKALETELEFLRQHGFEESLGKLIQDYEASGFEQDQHHLTKEALNSSYGSHVYQTYKNVRDIRDSYVDLDQRDEAYRVYQQQLELYAGDAELDYKPFAILKEVLESGDERMPDGLTSEQYRFLNVDEILVLDLNEPDAYSKAEAYFAKVTVEKGMEGIVIKPEQEQQGVVPYLKVRNPGYLSIIYGYDYKFPHKYAKLMKQKNIAPKLRTSLAEHRLGRQLLEVKLEEISADNAVYKQLAANLLFEVTKEKEMDPRL, encoded by the coding sequence GTGGACATTGGAACCCGGGTACACACGATATTCATGCTGGTGGGGGCAACGGAATGCGGAAAAACGACATTTGCCAAGGAAGTCCTGATCCCGCAGCTGAAGCTTGCGGATAACTCCAAAGGGCTGCGCACGAATGTGCAGTACCTGTCCTCGGATAGCATCCGGCAGGACATCTTAGGCTACGATTACGACAAATATGATCAGGTGATGCTGGAGGCGAGCTCGCATACGTTTCAATTGCTGTTTGAGCGGCTGAAGCTGGTGACCTCCTGGCCGATTAATGCGGAGTTTGTGATTATGGATACGATTGGACTGGCTGAAGATTACCGCAGTAAAGTCCGCGCTATTGCCCAGGAGAACAATTACAATCTCGAGGTTATACTGTTCGATTACCGCAAACGGGAGGATTATTACGCCTCGGAGCGGTCGAAGAAGCTGATCTCGGGTCATCTGAACCGGCTGAGAAAAGAAGTGCTGCCTGTACTGTCCCGCGAAGGCTACAACAAGATCCATAAGGTGCGCGCCAAAGATTTCCTCCTGGAAGGGGAGGCTGAAGGTCAAGGGCTGCCTAATCCGGACTACCGGGTGATCATTCAGGATTGGGAGACTTACGCAGCCTCGGTACTCCCACAGGATCAAGAGTATATTGTGGTCGGCGATGTCCATGAGTGTGTTCAAGAGCTTCAGGGGCTGCTGCGCAGCTATGGATATAAAATAGAAGAAGGTATGTTAAGCGCTACAGATAAGCTGGGCAACACAAAGGTCATTCTTGTAGGTGACTGGATAGATAAAGGCAAGCAGACCCGGGAAATCATAGAGTTTCTATATGACTACCGTGAGCATTTCCTGTTCGTGATCGGCAATCATGAGAACTTTGTCTATAAGTATATAAAGGGTGAAATTCAAGGAACCGATCCGGAGCTGCTAAGAACATATTTCGATTCAACCCAGGTGCTGCAAGAGGACGCTGAGCTCTTCAGTAAATTCTCGTTACTGGTAGAGGATTCTAAGCCCTTTTACCGTTATATCGGTATGCAGGGTCCTTCCTTCTATGTTACGCACGCGCCTTGCCGCAATAAGTACATTGGGAAGCTGGATACGAATTCGCTGCGCCATCAGCGTAACTTCCGGCTGGACCGTGAAGCTGCATACGAGCAGCAGCTTGATTTCCTGAAGCAGGAGGCGGTGAGTAATCACCCGTTCCATCTCTTTGGTCATATTGCCGCCAAGCAGACGTTCCGGATCAAGAACAAGCTCCACCTCGACACGGGAGCCGTACAGGGAAATGGGCTGACGTCTGTCCGCATGTCGTTCAAGCCGTTCTACAAAAGCCATAAATCTCATCAGATTGTGCTGCAGGAAGAGCTGCCAATGTTGTTCCAGGAAGAGCAGCCCGTATCGCTGCAGGAGCTGGACTACGAAGCTGTGCGCAGACTGCAATATTCTTCACGGAACCGGGTGAACTTTATCTCCGGGACGATGTCACCTGCCGATAAGGATGTGGCTGCGGGTGAGCTGGAGTCGCTGCGCAAGGGTCAGGATTATTTCGCTGACCGGCGCGCTTCTGAGGTTGTCCTGCAGCCCAAGTACATGGGATCACGCTGTAGTGTATACCTCTACCGGGAGATAGAGCAGTGTTATGCGGTCAGCCGTAACGGCTATAAGGTCAAGGCGGTTGACTTGGCTCCCATCTACGAAGGTTTGCTGCAGAAATTCGGACCGTATATGGCTGAGCAAGGCATTCGTGTGCTTCTGCTGGACGGGGAGCTGCTGCCGTGGAAGGCGCTGGGGGACGGGCTGATTGAACGCCAGTTCAAGCCGATCGGGAAGGCGCTGGAGACAGAGCTTGAATTCCTCAGACAACACGGGTTCGAAGAGTCGCTGGGTAAGCTGATTCAGGATTATGAGGCGAGCGGATTTGAGCAGGATCAGCATCATCTGACCAAAGAAGCACTTAATAGCAGCTATGGATCTCATGTGTATCAGACGTATAAGAATGTCCGTGACATAAGGGATTCCTACGTGGACCTGGACCAGCGGGACGAAGCTTACCGGGTATATCAGCAGCAGCTGGAGCTGTATGCGGGTGACGCGGAGCTGGACTACAAACCTTTTGCCATCCTGAAGGAAGTGCTAGAAAGTGGAGATGAACGGATGCCTGACGGCCTGACTTCGGAACAATACCGTTTCCTAAATGTCGACGAAATTCTGGTGCTCGACTTGAATGAGCCGGATGCCTACAGTAAGGCAGAGGCGTATTTCGCAAAAGTAACAGTGGAGAAAGGTATGGAAGGTATCGTCATTAAGCCGGAGCAGGAGCAGCAGGGGGTGGTCCCTTACCTGAAGGTCCGTAATCCGGGCTACCTGTCGATCATCTACGGATATGACTACAAGTTCCCCCATAAGTATGCCAAGCTGATGAAGCAGAAGAATATCGCTCCCAAGCTGCGCACGTCCTTAGCCGAGCACCGGCTGGGCCGGCAACTGCTGGAGGTAAAGCTGGAGGAGATTTCGGCCGATAACGCGGTTTATAAGCAGCTTGCGGCCAACCTCTTGTTTGAGGTAACGAAGGAGAAGGAGATGGACCCGCGGTTGTAG